The following proteins come from a genomic window of Gadus morhua chromosome 11, gadMor3.0, whole genome shotgun sequence:
- the LOC115553472 gene encoding interleukin-17D codes for MDNIQLFVLCVFALHQSLAMPLGSQCMDESYCSLPDYYGQLINLPHRINERSIASWTYVENIDLDRIPRIIHEAYCHTSHSCQGVEGPSSLETIPISLRVPVLKRNPACFPRASYSLEYESINIACICAVSRSS; via the exons ATGGACAACATCCAG CTCttcgtgctgtgtgtgtttgcgctgcACCAGAGCCTAGCCATGCCTCTGGGAAGCCAGTGCATGGACGAGTCCTACTGCAGCCTGCCCGACTACTACGGCCAGCTCATCAACCTGCCACATCGCATCAACGAGAGGAGCATCGCTTCCTGGACCTACGT GGAGAACATTGACCTGGACCGGATCCCCCGGATCATCCACGAGGCCTACTGCCACACCAGCCACTCCTGCCAGGGCGTGGAGGGCCCGTCCAGCCTGGAGACCATCCCCATCTCCCTGAGGGTGCCGGTCCTGAAGAGGAACCCTGCCTGCTTCCCCAGGGCCAGCTACTCCCTGGAGTACGAGTCCATCAACATCGCCTGCATCTGCGCCGTGTCCCGGAGCAGCTGA